One window of the uncultured Pseudodesulfovibrio sp. genome contains the following:
- a CDS encoding NAD(P)-binding protein: MAEYSKTLPNVVFVKENLYTCSEGGINEIKGAIVDQNLDRVVVASCTPRTHQPLFMNSCKEAGLNPYLFEMVNIRDQCSWVHMQEKEKGTEKAKDLIRMGVAKAALLNPLDSVELGVTHSALVIGGGIAGISAAESLAGMGYQVILVEKQSRLGGLLNQLNKIYPGAKDPRAFLEEHVDRV; this comes from the coding sequence GTGGCGGAATACTCGAAGACGTTGCCGAATGTTGTTTTCGTGAAGGAAAACCTCTACACGTGCTCGGAAGGCGGGATCAACGAAATCAAGGGCGCCATTGTCGACCAGAATCTGGACCGGGTGGTGGTTGCCTCCTGCACACCTCGCACCCACCAGCCGCTGTTCATGAATTCGTGCAAAGAAGCCGGGCTGAACCCGTACCTTTTCGAAATGGTCAACATCCGCGACCAGTGTTCGTGGGTACACATGCAGGAAAAAGAAAAAGGTACTGAAAAGGCCAAAGACCTCATTCGCATGGGTGTGGCCAAGGCCGCCCTGCTCAACCCATTGGATTCCGTAGAACTGGGCGTAACCCACAGCGCCCTTGTCATTGGCGGCGGCATAGCCGGGATTTCCGCCGCGGAATCGCTGGCTGGTATGGGATACCAGGTGATTCTGGTGGAAAAGCAAAGCCGGCTGGGCGGATTGCTCAATCAGCTCAACAAGATCTACCCGGGCGCCAAAGATCCCCGGGCCTTCCTCGAAGAACACGTGGACCGCGT
- a CDS encoding 4Fe-4S binding protein gives MLDAGRHPNIHLLAYSQVEEIEGEASDFRVKIRKKARYVDENKCTGCGTCAEKCPTSVPDAYNEDLAQRRAIYKYFAQGIPSVFTIDTEHCRQFQGKKCGVCAKVCQAKAVDFEQQDRIIELNVGAVIAATGYDLFDAGRIPEYGYGKFPNVMASIEFERLLSASGPTAGHVARPSRLQAEKACVSLDKQIVKSSKSLASFEKKHDMSSENFCDRLAAGELETQDDFVRWSEVYEEYRDLVIARDVLKDKLEHAHHANKLAFIQCVGSRDFRFNAYCSGWCCMHSIKEAIIANEHNPETESYIFGMDIRAVGKGFEEYKIRGGKNSGITYIRGRVAEITEAEDHQPVVWYEDTRERKVKNLPVDLVILATACEPSKGTKELAGILGVELDEYGFIKTDSTRPVDSSVPGIFTCGCAQSPIDIPESVAQASSAAARAAETVLSRKAAA, from the coding sequence TTGCTGGATGCCGGTCGGCATCCCAACATCCACCTGCTGGCCTACAGTCAGGTAGAAGAGATCGAGGGAGAGGCGAGTGACTTTCGCGTAAAAATCCGGAAAAAGGCCCGTTACGTGGACGAGAACAAATGCACCGGATGCGGGACCTGCGCGGAAAAATGCCCGACTTCCGTGCCGGACGCCTATAATGAAGATTTGGCTCAACGGCGAGCCATCTACAAATACTTTGCCCAGGGCATCCCATCCGTTTTCACGATAGATACGGAGCATTGCCGACAATTTCAGGGAAAGAAATGTGGCGTGTGCGCTAAGGTATGTCAGGCCAAGGCTGTTGATTTCGAGCAGCAGGACCGGATTATCGAGCTGAACGTCGGCGCTGTCATTGCAGCAACGGGTTACGATCTTTTCGATGCCGGTCGAATCCCTGAATACGGTTATGGCAAATTCCCCAATGTGATGGCTTCCATTGAATTTGAGCGTCTATTGAGCGCCAGCGGTCCCACGGCGGGGCATGTGGCGCGTCCCTCGCGCCTGCAAGCCGAAAAGGCTTGCGTATCCCTCGACAAACAGATCGTGAAAAGCTCCAAAAGCCTGGCCTCCTTCGAGAAGAAGCACGATATGAGTTCCGAGAACTTTTGCGATCGCCTGGCAGCCGGCGAGCTGGAAACTCAAGACGACTTTGTCAGGTGGTCGGAAGTTTACGAGGAGTATCGAGACCTCGTCATCGCTCGTGATGTGCTCAAAGACAAACTCGAGCACGCACATCATGCCAACAAGCTGGCTTTCATCCAGTGCGTGGGTTCCAGAGATTTTCGGTTCAACGCATACTGCTCGGGCTGGTGCTGCATGCACTCCATCAAAGAGGCCATCATAGCCAACGAACACAATCCGGAAACAGAGTCTTACATTTTCGGTATGGACATCCGCGCCGTGGGTAAGGGCTTTGAAGAGTACAAAATACGGGGCGGCAAAAACTCCGGCATCACCTATATCCGTGGTCGGGTGGCCGAGATCACCGAAGCCGAGGATCATCAGCCGGTCGTCTGGTACGAGGACACCCGGGAACGTAAGGTAAAGAATCTGCCCGTGGACCTGGTAATCCTGGCCACGGCCTGCGAACCGTCCAAAGGGACCAAGGAGCTTGCGGGAATTCTGGGTGTCGAGCTGGACGAATACGGATTCATCAAGACCGACTCGACCCGTCCGGTGGATTCCAGTGTGCCGGGTATTTTCACCTGCGGCTGCGCCCAATCTCCCATAGATATTCCGGAATCCGTGGCTCAGGCGTCCAGTGCCGCGGCACGGGCCGCGGAAACTGTTCTGAGCCGCAAGGCTGCTGCTTGA
- a CDS encoding FAD-dependent oxidoreductase, with product MSRDILIIGGGIAGIQAALDLADMDLKVHLVEKLPSIGGKMAQLDKTFPTNDCAI from the coding sequence GTGAGTCGCGACATACTCATCATCGGAGGGGGAATTGCCGGTATCCAGGCCGCCTTGGACCTCGCCGATATGGATCTTAAGGTGCACCTGGTGGAGAAACTTCCCAGCATCGGGGGAAAGATGGCCCAACTCGATAAGACCTTCCCCACCAACGACTGTGCCATTTGA
- a CDS encoding (Fe-S)-binding protein translates to MGFEVVHIVDLLSQKIKENGISFKPLDEVVTYQDPCRLGRMAGIYDAPREIIRSIPGLTFKEMERNRESAVCCGTSAWQNCSSYSRTIQLDRLKEAGATGAGTVITSCPKCAIHFNCTVESFELEIRIKELLDLVAEQAVIP, encoded by the coding sequence TTGGGATTTGAAGTGGTCCACATTGTAGATCTGCTAAGTCAGAAAATTAAGGAAAACGGCATATCTTTCAAACCGTTGGACGAAGTGGTCACCTATCAGGACCCTTGTCGTCTGGGTAGAATGGCCGGTATTTACGATGCACCGAGGGAAATCATCCGGAGCATTCCCGGCCTTACCTTTAAAGAGATGGAACGGAACCGGGAAAGTGCCGTGTGCTGCGGAACCAGCGCCTGGCAGAATTGTTCCAGTTACTCCAGAACGATCCAGCTCGACCGACTGAAGGAAGCCGGTGCTACCGGGGCCGGTACGGTGATCACGTCGTGTCCCAAATGCGCCATTCATTTCAATTGTACCGTTGAGTCGTTCGAACTGGAGATCCGGATAAAAGAACTCCTCGACCTCGTGGCGGAACAGGCTGTAATACCGTAA
- a CDS encoding (Fe-S)-binding protein, with amino-acid sequence MNVIDPLVQKTKTYFCLDCGVCTGSCPVSRVTDSFSPRLIVERSLYELERLDDETIWSCLTCARCSERCPANIDFPEFIRLIRDEAQKTGLHGMPAHNGMLQTIMAMHSKDIHQNRTSWVDGNVSEDSETFYFVGCRPYFDVIFRDIRAGSIQGARNTLRLLNLMGVEPTVSNEERCCGHDALWNGNQDLFMRLATAKHRSDTLFRGQTGRV; translated from the coding sequence ATGAATGTCATCGATCCTCTCGTTCAGAAGACGAAGACGTATTTCTGTTTAGATTGCGGCGTTTGTACCGGCAGTTGTCCGGTGAGCCGCGTGACGGACAGCTTCTCTCCCCGTTTGATCGTGGAACGGTCTCTCTATGAACTCGAAAGGCTGGACGACGAGACCATTTGGTCGTGTCTTACCTGCGCGCGCTGCAGCGAACGGTGTCCGGCGAACATCGACTTCCCCGAATTCATCCGCCTTATACGCGATGAGGCGCAGAAGACGGGCTTGCACGGCATGCCGGCCCACAACGGCATGCTCCAGACGATTATGGCCATGCACTCGAAGGACATCCATCAGAACAGAACTTCGTGGGTGGACGGCAACGTTTCCGAGGATAGCGAGACGTTCTATTTTGTGGGTTGCAGGCCTTACTTCGATGTGATTTTCCGCGACATCAGGGCAGGTTCCATTCAGGGGGCTCGCAACACCCTGCGCCTGCTGAATCTGATGGGTGTGGAACCAACCGTGAGCAACGAGGAACGCTGCTGCGGCCACGACGCACTCTGGAACGGGAATCAGGACCTGTTCATGAGGCTGGCTACGGCGAAACATCGATCTGATACGCTCTTCCGGGGCCAAACAGGTCGTGTTTAG